The Changchengzhania lutea genomic sequence TCATAGAATCTACTTCGTAACCTGCTAATGGTCCGTTAACCATCGCCATTTTAAATCCTTTTTCAATAGATGGGATAAATTCCTTAGGAACGTTACCACCTTTAATTACAGATTCAAACTGAAGTCCAGTAACACCTTCATCAGCTGGTTCAATAGTAAATACAATATCAGCAAATTTACCACGACCACCAGATTGTTTCTTATAAACTTCTCTATGATCAGCCGGACGCGTAATAGCTTCCTTGTACTCTACTTGTGGTTGCCCTTGATTTACTTCAACTTTAAACTCACGACGTAAACGATCTACAATAACATCAAGGTGAAGTTCACCCATTCCTGATATAATAGTTTGTCCTGAAGCTTCATCTGAACGTACTGTAAATGTTGGATCTTCTTCAGCTAATTTTGCTAAACCAATACCTAATTTATCTACATCTGCCTTAGTTTTTGGCTCCACAGCAATACCAATTACGGGATCTGGGAAGTCCATTGATTCTAAAACGATAGGATGTTTTTCATCTGAAAGTGTATCTCCTGTTTTGATAGATTTAAATCCAACAGCAGCTCCAATATCTCCAGCTTCTATATAATCAATGGCGTTTTGCTTGTTAGCATGCATTTGGTAAATACGTGAAATACGCTCCTTTTTACCAGAACGGTTGTTTAATACATAAGAACCTGCATCTAAACGACCTGAATAAGCGCGGAAAAATGCTAAACGACCAACAAAAGGATCGGTAGCAATTTTAAATGCTAATGCAGCAAATGGCTCATTAACACTTGGCTTACGAAGCTCTTCCTTCTCAGTATCTGGATTTACACCCACAATACCTTCTTTATCCATAGGAGAAGGCAAATAACGACATACAGCATCTAATAAGAACTGAACCCCTTTATTTTTAAATGCAGAACCACAAATCATAGGAATAATAGCCATATCCATTACAGCAGCACGAAGTGCAGCATGCACTTCATCTTCTGTGATAGAATCTTCATCTTCCATGAACTTTTCTAATAAGTTCTCATCATAAGTAGCTACCTCCTCAATAAGTAAGGCTCTATATTTTTTAGCTTCAGCTTTAAGCTCTTCTGGAATTTCAATAACATCAAAAGTCGCCCCTTGAGTTTCATCATGCCAAACAATTGCTCTATTCTTTACTAAATCTACAATACCTTTAAAGTTTTCTTCATCGCCAATATTTAAAACGATAGGCACAGCATTTGAACCTAACATTTCTTTAACTTGACTACAAACCATCATAAAATCAGATCCTTGACGATCCATTTTATTAACGAAACCAATTCTTGGCACCTTATAGTTGTCTGCTAATCTCCAGTTAGTTTCAGATTGTGGCTCAACACCATCAACCGCACTAAATAAAAACACCAAACCATCTAATACACGTAACGAACGGTTCACTTCAACCGTAAAATCTACGTGGCCAGGTGTGTCAATAATATTAAAATGATAATCCTTAGCATCTGCTGTTGGTTCACCATTTTCTCTTGGAAATGTCCACTCACATGTTGTAGCAGCCGATGTGATTGTAATACCACGCTCTTGCTCCTGCTCCATCCAGTCCATTGTTGCAGCACCATCGTGCACTTCGCCAATTTTATGTGACACTCCCGTATAATAAAGAACACGCTCTGTTGTAGTGGTCTTGCCCGCATCAATATGCGCAGCAATACCTATATTTCTTGTTAATTTTAAATCTCTAGCCATGTCGTAATTAAAATCTAAAGTGAGAGAATGCTTTGTTTGCTTCTGCCATTTTATGAGTATCCACTCTTTTCTTAACAGCAGCCCCTTCTTCTTTAGCCGCGGCTAAAACTTCTGAGGCTAAACGCAATGCCATAGATTTTTCGTTTCTTTTACGTGAATAGCTAATTAACCATTTCATCGCTGTTGAAACTTTACGATCTGGACGAATTTGCATTGGAATTTGGAATGTAGCACCACCAACACGACGACTACGTACTTCTACGTGAGGCATCACATTAGATAAGGCATCTTTCCAGATTTCTAAAGCTGTTTTTTCTTCGTCAGTTTTTTTTGAGTCTACAATGTCAATAGCATCGTAAAATACTTTAAAAGCTACCGATTTCTTTCCATCCCACATCATCATATTAACGAAACGAGTTACTAACTGGTCGTTAAAACGTGGATCTGGTAAAAGCGGTCTCTTTTTTGCTGCTCTTTTTCTCATGTCTTCTTTTAAGTTTTTAGTTGTTAGTTTTTAGTTGTTAGTTATTAGTATTTAGACACTCATAACTTTTAACTCATAACTCTTAACTTGTTTTACTTCTTAGGGCGTTTTGCACCATACTTAGATCTACGTTGCGTTCTACCTGAAACACCTGCTGTGTCTAAAGCACCACGTACAATGTGATATCTAACTCCTGGCAAATCCTTTACCCTTCCACCTCTAACCAATACTATCGAGTGCTCTTGTAAATTGTGACCTTCTCCACCAATGTATGCATTAACCTCGTTACCGTTTGTTAAACGAACCCTGGCTACCTTACGCATTGCTGAGTTAGGTTTTTTAGGAGTCGTTGTATAAACACGAGTACACACACCACGTCTTTGAGGACACGAATCTAAAGCAGCCGATTTACTCTTCTTGGTTATTTTGGCTCTTCCTTTTCGTACTAATTGTGAAATTGTTGGCATATATATTCTATATAAATTTTAAAATCCTCTTCTAAGAGGGCTGCAAAGGTAGAAATAAAAATGTATTATTCAAACCCTAAAACATTAATTTTCATATAATAATCATTTTTTTTTAAAGGCATCCATAATGCTATGATAAGCAGCATGCCGAAATACTAGATGCGGCTTACTATTTAAAGTAGATTTTAGCCTATTTCTAAAAATATAAAATCATATTAACACCAAATTCTGTTGTGATTTCAAGAGAAATTAAAAATTATTTTATAACACATAATTATATGCTGTTAAATTCCGTTAGATTTACACTCATATCGAGTAGACAGTGTTCAGTTGCAGTAATCGGTCAGGTAAAAATAAACATTTGGAATATAATTCATAAACAGTGCTTTTAAACGTGCAAAAAACTTCTTTTTTATTCCTTATTATATATGGTCTGTTTTCATTAAGTGGTGGGTGCCAGAATTTAATACTTCAAATAGAACCAAAAATAGAAACGGACAGCATTGTTATTACTGCTTTAAACTATAAAACCAAGCATAGCAATTACGACTCCATGCTCTCGGAGATAGATTCGATTCAGAACACATTATATAAGCAAGGCTTTATAGAAAATGAATTTGAGGCACTCAAAAGAATTAACGATTCCACCTTTTTTACGGTATTGGATGTAAAACAAAAATATGAGACTATTCATATTTATTATGACAACTCAATCATAGATGCTTCCATTCTAAATCAAGTTTCAACTGAGGTAAACATCAATTATTTTGAACTGCCTTTTAAGGCCGTCGAAAAAGCCTTGCAATTCATTAATTCAAAAATTTCAGGGACTGGATTCCCTTTTTCAAAACTCCGTCT encodes the following:
- the rpsG gene encoding 30S ribosomal protein S7; this translates as MRKRAAKKRPLLPDPRFNDQLVTRFVNMMMWDGKKSVAFKVFYDAIDIVDSKKTDEEKTALEIWKDALSNVMPHVEVRSRRVGGATFQIPMQIRPDRKVSTAMKWLISYSRKRNEKSMALRLASEVLAAAKEEGAAVKKRVDTHKMAEANKAFSHFRF
- the fusA gene encoding elongation factor G; the encoded protein is MARDLKLTRNIGIAAHIDAGKTTTTERVLYYTGVSHKIGEVHDGAATMDWMEQEQERGITITSAATTCEWTFPRENGEPTADAKDYHFNIIDTPGHVDFTVEVNRSLRVLDGLVFLFSAVDGVEPQSETNWRLADNYKVPRIGFVNKMDRQGSDFMMVCSQVKEMLGSNAVPIVLNIGDEENFKGIVDLVKNRAIVWHDETQGATFDVIEIPEELKAEAKKYRALLIEEVATYDENLLEKFMEDEDSITEDEVHAALRAAVMDMAIIPMICGSAFKNKGVQFLLDAVCRYLPSPMDKEGIVGVNPDTEKEELRKPSVNEPFAALAFKIATDPFVGRLAFFRAYSGRLDAGSYVLNNRSGKKERISRIYQMHANKQNAIDYIEAGDIGAAVGFKSIKTGDTLSDEKHPIVLESMDFPDPVIGIAVEPKTKADVDKLGIGLAKLAEEDPTFTVRSDEASGQTIISGMGELHLDVIVDRLRREFKVEVNQGQPQVEYKEAITRPADHREVYKKQSGGRGKFADIVFTIEPADEGVTGLQFESVIKGGNVPKEFIPSIEKGFKMAMVNGPLAGYEVDSMKVTLKDGSYHDVDSDQLSFELAAKLGFKNSAKAAKAVIMEPIMKLEVITPEENMGDIVGDLNRRRGQVSDMGDRAGAKTVKATVPLSEMFGYVTTLRTLSSGRATSTMEFSHYAETPSNISEEVIKAAKGVES
- the rpsL gene encoding 30S ribosomal protein S12, which translates into the protein MPTISQLVRKGRAKITKKSKSAALDSCPQRRGVCTRVYTTTPKKPNSAMRKVARVRLTNGNEVNAYIGGEGHNLQEHSIVLVRGGRVKDLPGVRYHIVRGALDTAGVSGRTQRRSKYGAKRPKK